CTGGATCTGTGAGAAATAGATTTCCAGCTTCACCTGATGACAGAGAGGTGTTTGTAGTGTTGGATGAAGCTGTTTGTTAAACTCTGAAATGTTCTACATGATCCTCAGAGTCATCTCCCATTTGTTCACTTGTTCATTCTGTGTCACATGTTCAATCCTCGTGATGACACAGATATTGTCCCTCTGTGCTCTATGGTGCAGACAGAGTtcacacatcacatttcctgtgtcaGAAACTCTGCTCCATCCGTTTACATCTTCCTTCCTTCATCTGTTTGTATCTATAATGTTTGATCAGAAACAGCTTTGACAACAGTTTGTATGTGAGGACACAGAGCTGCTTCTGAAGGAAACTTACATCTCTCATTTTCAGAatgacatgtttttctaaatgttaaatCATCTGTTGAACCACATCTTCACTTAATAAAATGTCCATTAAATAATGTAGGTTGAATCAGACACtaacaaactgaacaaagtatctgtggttgtggtttgttctgctgctgcttcatgaTTCTTTTTAAAGCTGATGACTCAGAAACAGACGGTAAAGactgacactttcctccacccgcaggcgacgagatctccagccagaagttgggcgtCAGAACcagtcagacaggtccagagggcaaagggtggaatgacgtgtagctcgacagagagacaggaagagggaaaagagagagggagagggacagagagagaagaggagagatggcagttagttgaATTcacagataaagtttgaggtgaatgtatatttagtgtagtgcagcagggactccggcaggactaattatgacagcctaactaaaagggtgggttcagaaggaaacacagacatgagggctcactgggatgtagagcaaccgaacacttcaccatcaacaaacctgagtgatcagtgagagttgggaagacagcatctaaacataccagttcaccataatgctctacgtccatgagtccttcccagatctatttactcaaatgcttgactaaataggtaggttttcagcctagacttaaacactgagactgtgtctgagtcccgaacgctatttggaaggctattccataactttggggctttgtaagaaaaagctctgcccccagctgtagtttttaggatacgaggtactgacaggcagccagcatcctttgattgaagtaggcgtggtggatcataagacactagcagttcacttagatactgcggcgcaagaccatttaatgctttaaatgtcaaaagtagtattttaaaatcaatgcgaaatttcacggggagccaatgaagtgtagataagataggcgagatgtgatcgtatcttctggttcgagtgaggactctcgctgctgcattctgaactaactgaagcttgtttatgcacctggttgaacagccagacagtaaggcattacagtagtccaacctagaggtgatgaaagcatggactaatttttctgcatcatttagtgacaaaatattccttatcttggcaatatttctgaggtgaaagaaagctgtcctggtgacattatctacatgagcttcaaatgaaagactggaatctagaatcacaccaaggactttgactgttgcactagatgtaacagaaaggccatctagagttacggtgtggtctaacatcttgcttctagctgcagatgatcctataactagtacttctgtcttatcaggatttagcagaaggaagttaattagcatccagtctcgtatatcctttacacattgctcaactttataAAGggtttgatctcatctggttttgatgaaacatataactgtgtgtcgtcagcataacaatgaaagttaataccatgcttacggataatgttgcccagaggaagcatgtagagggaaaaaagctgggggcctaaaactgaaccctgtggaacaccaaactccactggagagcatgtggagtaatcgccatttagatctacatactgataacgatcagtcaaataggacctaagccaggagagggccgttcccttaattccaacaacattttctagtctgtgaaggagaatactatggtcaatggtgtcaaaagctgcactgaggtcgagtagcacaagcatagagacactaccctgatcagaggccaataggaggtcatttactactttaacaagtgccgtctctgtgctgtgatgaggcctaaatcctgactgatagagttcatgtatgttatttctatgaagatacgaggatagctgcccagctactatcttttcgagaatctttgagatacaggggaggtttgatatcggcctgtaattggacagctgacaggggtcgagatcaggtttcttgattagcggtttaataactgctaatttaaaacactttgggacatacccacagctgagtgaagcTGATTTTCAacaggggttctattatttctggcactatctgttttagaaagtgtgtctgtatagggtctaatgtacaggttgaagattttgcagaagagatgagtgaaactagttcattctcttctagaggagtaaagtaatctaggtactgatctgctgtggttagctcgtcacctgtgtcaactaaattgtctggtttcaaagcttgaattttctgccttatatttacaattttgttattgaaaaagttcatgaagtcctcactactgcacaacgttgttgtggagatatctgcagtggtcttctttctagttaatttggctactgtattaaataaaaatctagggttatttttgttgttttctatgagagtggagagatacgttgatctagctgcactaagagcttttttatagttcaggatgctctccttccatgctatctgaaatactaacaatttagtttggcgccatttacgttctaactttcgagtagtttgttttaaggcgcgcgtgtcatcgttataccaaggagcaagtttcttatctctgatgacttttcttttaactggagctactttatctaaggtataatgtaatgacgactcgagatattcagtcgcctggtctagttctgtggtgtcagacggtgatccaatcaaagttgataactctggaagattactaataaagctctgtgcggtagttgatttaaatgtacgtttaatgcgatagcgcggccctgagtatacattattaatatgacacactgtagttgaaacaagatagtggtctgagataacttcagacagtgggagcgtaagtaaatttcttatacttaaaccgaatgatattattaaatctaaggtgtgacccgctttatgagtgggtcctactacacactgatctactcctagcgagtccaatatggacataaatgctgttctcagagggtcttctggattctcaaagtgaatattaaaatctccagcaattaacgctttgtctacagaaacaacttggttagaaaggaaatctgcaaattcacaaagaaattcagagtagggccctgggggtctgtaaatgataattagcgagatcggctgagcagactttatatttgtatctatacttgttatgttactataaagacattcaaaagctttaaatttgtgtacatgcttttgtacgatagtcagtttatcattataaataactgcgacacctcctcctctaccagtcagacgaggctggtgaatgtagctgtatccaggaggagttgcttcatttaaagctacatactcgtcctgtttaatccaggtttctgttaaacagagtatatcaaactccttatctgtgatagtttcattaacagtaagaactttagatgtaagagatctaatatttaacaatcctaacttcagatcagaggtgctggctgcacagtcagtgtgctctgaatttgaggtctctatgttaattagattattaaaacatactttctgggtttttctagctttttgtttagctcgaggaacagacacagtctcaatatgttgaaccctgagtgacgactctgtgcagctagcagacacttggtttagcctgtttgtctgctccctggcctggactctgggtagtcagcgactagctaggcctgatcttagactatgagctatactgcaagaaatgagagcagcaccttcccgagtgggatggacaccgtcccgccctaacaggccaggtttgccctcaaaggtcctccaattatctatgaagcccacgttgttttcggagcaccacctggacatccagcggttcagcgaccataacctgctgtaggttatgtcacctcgtctcattgggagggggccagagaagattaccacttcggacatcgccttcgctaatttaaacacctctttaaagttattcttggtaacctcagactgacgaaggcgtatatcgttagctccggcatgtaccactatcttagaaaagctatgctgtcctaaggccctaagattgccttcaatgtccggtaccctggcccccgggatacacctgaccacagccgctggagcccctaaaggtctggctagtttcacgtgtctcatgatcgagtctcctatgaccagagttcttccaggtttctcagcgggtgaatcactgaggggggcaaacctgttagacacgtgaagcgcgggggtggagtgctccggtgggctagctttagccttagccttagctttggctgcgcgagtatgccgccgagtcgtcacccactcgccccgctgtgagggctctaatgccggagtcggggactgtcttctaaagaaataacactactctcactctctctaaccctctctaaagtctggatgcgctcctctaatGCTGTTATCTTCTCCGTCTTCTCCgagtgctaactaacacacacctgtcacaggtaaaattatCAGTAACGACGGAGGAAGAAAGTCTAAACATCCTACACACTGTTGTTCTCAGACGAAAAAACGCGCGTCCTCCAAGAAGCGGAAACGGACAATTGGCTGTCAACAACAGACTTTTGCTGCCACTTTTCTcagtttcaacatttttaaGATATTTGCTTGAAGGCACCACAGTGGTGTTAATGATGGGGGGGTGACGTGTGTCACTTGTTCACTCCACCCAGATCTAATCCCAGATCTAAACCCAGATCTAATCCTGGGGACTGAACGAGTGACCTTCTGGttaagaccttaaaaaatatttcctgtttcctaGGAACCTAATCTGTTATCTATCTGTGCGTGGGTGTAGCTGTGGGCTGAATATGAAGGAAGTGTTAGTGATGCATATTGTTgctgaaaaaaaagacaagtatCTGCAAACTGtcaatttttaattaacttatttaattattattactgttaaagttattattattttttttatcattattattattatagtgcTGTGTTTATAATTGTCAAGATGGTTTCATAGAAACTAGACGCTGCTGCCTCTAAAGAAATGAAAGCCGCAAACTGAGTTTTATATTTATCCAACACAGTCATATCAACATATAGGAGCTGACCACAAAACTGTGACAGCACCAGCACAGTATAAATAGAACTACATGTATAATATTCACTGTTCTAGAGCACAGAGCACAATAGTAAGAGATCAACATAGTGAAACACTATGTCATCAGAGAAGAAGGTTAGATTCAACAGAAGGGTGAAGAACAatggagaaaagagggaaactGAAGAACACATCTACGACAATGCAGAATATCTTGATGACGTTCAAGTACGGGAAGGAGGTAAGTGAAGAATTCTGACAAATGAGCAACGCTCGCCCGTCTTTGTCTTTAAATCAGGCAAAATGTTATGATAAGAACAAGAATGATGGGTAATACCTACGAAAGCCATGTTGCttccatcagctgctgtgtttttgtctctgtaggGCCACACACCAACCATCAGCTTCCAGTCCAAAGACCAAGTTCAAAGTCTTTCAgaggagctgctctgtgtctcgGAGTGCTGTGTCTGCTGATGACGGCTGGGATCATCATCCTGTTCACACTCTGTAAGATCAAACTCAGCAGCAAAGACTAAACTAGTTCACATGATGCATGTATCTGACAAATGGACAAACTGTTAGACAGACTGAAGGACTATTATCTGTCTATGAAGAGCACTGATGACACTGTTCTACCAAATGTTGCTACCAGCTACAGAACGTAGGACACAACTGGCTTTTACACATTGGTGAGAGCTAAAAGGTCTCAGGCAGAGTTACATGTTGTACAGGTTATATCCACTAGTTTGGTTTATGACTGGACTGGATAACTTTCAGTGCTGCACAGGAAGAAAACTGCAGCATATTAACttcaaaacataacaaacactgCAACAACATTATAGTAATGTACCAGCTGATCATTTAATGGTTTGAGGTTTAAGTCctgttgtgtttccatcagATGTTTTCgtcacagcagaaaaagagCAGCTGCAAAACAGATTCAACAATCTGAACAACAGCTACGGTGAGTTACAGACGGATATGAAGCAGCTGAAGGATCAAACTCCAGGTGAGAAAAAGATCCAGATCCACTCGGCAGGATGTATTACCAAGGTTTTATAGTTTCGTATAATGTTGTTTTCCTGAAGAGCCGACGATCAACAGGACACAACATGAAGAAAAGAAGTTAAACATCAAAACCAAAGGTGAGAAACATTAAGAAAACAGCAGTAATTCAgaataattaaattcaattcagttttatttgatttgtataGCACCgattcacaacagaagttctctcaaggcactttacagtgtttaaggtttaagagcttacagagaataattatacaaaaaaattatacagaaaacccaacaatcccatttgagcaagctttaggcaacagtggagaggaaaaactccctttagaggaagaaacctccagcagaaccaggctcacagtggacggccatctgcctcgaccggttggggtgactgtggctcaataggtagagcagttgactgccaatcacaggattggtggttcaattcccggctgccacgtcacatgccaaagtgtccttgggcaagatactgaacccctagttgcccccggtgagtcaggtcagctgcatagcagctctgccatcggtgtgtgcttgtgtgtgtgaatgggtgaatgagaagcagtgtaaagcgctttgagtaccaactaggtagaaaagcgctatataagtgcagaccatttaccataaCTATAAgattataaaaaaggaaagttttaagtctagtcttaaatgtagagagggtgtctgcctcccgaacctgaactgggagctggttccacaggagaggggcttggtagctaaaggctctgcctcccattctagatttggaaactctaggaaccacaggtaaacctgcagtctgagaacggagagttctgcttggaagatatggaactatgagttctctgagataagatggaacctgattattaagggatttataagtgaggagaagaattttaaattcaattctggatcCAAACTAAATAACCTTTGTCTTGTCTGAAtgtaggagaaggaaattggaggacatccaggcctttatgtcttttaagcagtttgaagtttgactaattgattagtttctcctggtttcatagataagtatagctgggtatcatctgcataacaatggaaatttatagagtaTTTCCTGAAAgtattgcctaagggggacatatataaagtgaaaagaatcggtccaagcacagatccctgtggaactccatagctgactttgctgtgctgctaaatttgtcaacagcattttcacataaacatctactgtagtgaatcttataggtttagtaaagtttgatagtgtaaattcaaatgttattaaaaatggtcagataaaagagggttttggggaaaaactattaactgatcaacttccacaccgtatgtcagaataagatcaagggtgtggttaaaacggtgagtgggtttatttccatttagagtctaatagtgaattaaagtcagtgttgaggcagttatcatcaacatctacatgaatattgaagtcacccactataatgactttatctgcactaagaactaaatcagatagaaactctgagaattcagttaaaactcagagtaagggacaggaggacggtacacaataacaaacaggactggtttttgatttttccagttaggatcagagaggctaagagtgaggctctcagATGAATTAAAcctatgtttaggtctggggttgattaacaaacttgaatggaagattgctgctactcctccaccccgacctgtgcttctaggaacatgataattaacatgacttgagggggtcgactcattcagagagacgtatgcatcctgctgcagccaggtttcagtaagacagaataagtctatttgatggtcagttatcaaatcatttactaacagggatttagacgagagagatctgatatttaacagtttaaaagttttgattgttttcttgttattttgttctaagagaggagtcgtctttatttttattaggtttttatgaatcactcctcttgttggttcttgatataaataattaagGTAGTcagggagcagacactgtctctatgaggttatggtagttttgggggggtgacggctgtaaggaagctgcagagaggtgtgtaagactgcgtctctgcgtcctgggctccactctgacatgtcagggtttaggtcgtctaataaactctgtcatatttctagagagttgagacgcaccatctaaagtgggatggatgccgtctcttctaatcagcccaggttttctccagaactttttccaattgtctatgtagcccacgttgttagcgggacaccacttagacagccagcggttaaatgacgtcatgcggctaaacatgtcgtcactggtcagattgggaaggggtccagagaaaactacggagtccgacattGACTAACAAGAAACAATACAAGTATAACTGTTGTAAATGTGACACTGAATAACATGTAATCTGTCTCTAAAACTCTTATTTCACAAGAATGTTCTGAAGGATGGACGAAGTTTGGATGCAGCTGTTACAGAAAATACACTGAGAAGAAAACCTGGACCCAGAGCAGGAAAGACTGTAACGAGAACAGATCAGATCTGGTGATGAtcaacagcaaagaggaacaggtgagtgtgtttgttcatgtgtgtgtgatctctgaTGAACTACCAGTGATCTGTTCCTGCTGTTTCTGACCTGCTGCCAACAGAAGCTCTGAGACCTCATCACAGAGTTTGGACTCATTCTGTCATGAGAACAGTTAAAGTGATATTTTCCTCTATTGATCTTAACTCTCAGatcatttctcctttttactttaataaaatgttcttttagcttcttgttttattatttattatcatcattacaTCACTTGTTACTAATATTAAAggtgaaatgatgaatgtgtctTTTGAACTTTTAGGAATTTGTCACCAACATGATTCAGAATGAAGAGTCCTGGATCGGTCTTCGGACGGTGGAGGACAAAAAACAATCTACAGGATATAAATGGGAATGGGTGGATAATTCATCTCTGAGTGAAACGTGAGACAGTTTTTGATTCTATTTCATTCCATTAAAGTTAGAAACCAATAAAACCACGTTCAATAAACAACAGTGACAAATTTGAACAACATCCAGATGTTGAATCAGATTTAACtagaaaacaaatctgtgaATGAACCTGAGCTCTCTTCATCTGCACCATGATGTTGACAACAAGTCATCTTTAACATTTCTATTATTCAAACACTGTTCAAACACTGGTCCCAGTTCAGTTTATGGACTGGGAGCTGCTTTTTGTACCagactgaacaaaaactgatgGAAGAAAAACTCAGTTCAACATTTAGAGTCCAACTACTGGGACTTTGGTTCCTTTAACTTAGTGTCAGCATGAAGGAcgacctgcctctgctctgctctttagAAAGTTAAGAACACATGAAGGAACaagctgaataataataataataataataataataataataataataataataataataataataataataataataataatacatcttATATTTAATGatgaaacaatattttattttcctcacaGATCCTGGACAGAGAGTCCGTCTCCTACAGATCTGTACGTCGCATCATGTTGTGATCAACGAGgaagttttaaatattatagaTATAGTCCTAAAGGTGGTGAAGTCAGAACCTGGATCTGTGAGAAATAGatttccagcttctcctgaTGACAGAGAGGTGTTTGTAGTGTTGGATGAAGCTGTTTGTTAAACTCTGAAATGTTCTACATGATCCTCAGAGTCATCTCCCATTTGTTCCCTTGTTCGTTCTGTGTCACATGTTCAATCCTCTTGATGACAGTAATGATGGTTTGAACTTTTctattacaaagaaaaatataattaactTCCAGCTACACgtcatattttctgtgttaaagcaccgtgtgtgttgtttgtttctatttgtgttGATAGCGTGTGTAcagactgaacagcagctttagAAACTGTATTAACGTGTGAGTGGACGGAGCTGctgctaaataaaaacctcCACCAGTGTCAAGTGTCGTCATTGTTCCGGGTGATTAAATCGGCACGTTTACAATGTTGTGAATTTAGTTTCATTGTTtgctttgcatgtttttcttaaGCTGTGTCTCAAACTTTAATATGAGGTGATGGTCAATACACATCAAACAAGGACTCAAACTGTAGTTATGAGGAGAAATGTTTCACACCGCAGCAAGTGACACACAGGCCAGAAAGTCTGTGGATCAGTGGAGAAAGACAAGGATGTGCTGCTGAAGTGAGTGCTTGTTTATTACTGAGATTTTATATGATCAAATTCTCTTAATCCATCAATCAATCATTTCATAAGTCAAACTGACTTAAACAGGATTTTCTCACAAACATTAAGATTTTATCAGTAACCAAAATAACATAACTAATATAAAACAGTGAATACAGAGACATCCTTAATCCCTAACACTTAAACAATGTCCATAATACATTCATTGGCACCGGCTCATTCAGTCTATGTAACAGAAGGAGCTAAACGGTGGTGACGACACATACAACTGGCTCATTCACACTGCTACAACATTGGAACAGGTCTATTCTTGTTATAGAACATTAGTTTATAAGTTTCTAGactttcacttttctctgctcattaaaaataaccactacaaacactcacatctcaaaaacacaacaaacacgtCTCAAACACTTTCACCAGATAGAACATAATGAACTGTGACAATACAAAGTTTTGCAGGATCTGAGAATCAATAAAGACGAGAGAGGAGTGAGCGTCCTGCTGAAAGGGTTCGTTTATTACAGAGCAGCACATGCAGCAGACTGTACAGCGTCAGGGCTGTAACTAGTCCCCTGGTGGAGCCACATGAGCAGAACACCACCATCTGCTGTCTCTAAAG
Above is a genomic segment from Anabas testudineus chromosome 11, fAnaTes1.2, whole genome shotgun sequence containing:
- the LOC113155238 gene encoding C-type lectin domain family 12 member B-like isoform X1, giving the protein MSSEKKVRFNRRVKNNGEKRETEEHIYDNAEYLDDVQVREGGPHTNHQLPVQRPSSKSFRGAALCLGVLCLLMTAGIIILFTLYVFVTAEKEQLQNRFNNLNNSYGELQTDMKQLKDQTPEPTINRTQHEEKKLNIKTKECSEGWTKFGCSCYRKYTEKKTWTQSRKDCNENRSDLVMINSKEEQEFVTNMIQNEESWIGLRTVEDKKQSTGYKWEWVDNSSLSETSWTESPSPTDLYVASCCDQRGSFKYYRYNGGDVRAWICEK